Proteins encoded by one window of Sulfurospirillum barnesii SES-3:
- the lpxC gene encoding UDP-3-O-acyl-N-acetylglucosamine deacetylase: MKQTTLAKAVSGIGIGLHKGEPIKIRLEPLEANSGIVFYRSDVGLSVQALPQNVVNTQMATVIGNASHYISTIEHLLSAVYAYGIDNIRIVVDGAEVPVMDGSSASFCMMLDEAGIRKLEATKRLLVIKKEIEVSEGTKFVRVSPSSKPTYNFMIDFNHPSIGKQEYSFEFSKRNFIEEIAKARTFGFLKDVQMLRSRGLALGGSLDNAVVMDETKILNPEGLRFSNEFVRHKILDAIGDLSLLGAPFLGDYTSHAGSHNLNHELTKAILRDPSNYEIKTLSAEKAVEFERVYA, translated from the coding sequence GTGAAACAGACCACATTAGCCAAAGCAGTCAGTGGTATTGGGATAGGATTGCATAAGGGAGAGCCGATTAAAATACGCCTTGAACCCCTAGAAGCAAACAGTGGCATTGTTTTTTATCGAAGTGATGTCGGCTTGTCGGTTCAAGCATTACCGCAAAATGTTGTCAATACACAAATGGCAACGGTGATTGGAAATGCTAGCCATTATATCTCTACTATTGAACACTTACTCTCTGCGGTATATGCCTATGGAATTGATAATATACGTATTGTTGTAGATGGTGCGGAAGTTCCTGTTATGGATGGCAGTAGTGCAAGTTTTTGTATGATGCTTGATGAAGCTGGAATTCGAAAATTAGAGGCAACAAAACGATTGTTAGTCATTAAAAAAGAGATAGAAGTGAGTGAGGGTACAAAATTTGTGCGGGTTTCACCCAGTAGTAAACCGACCTATAATTTTATGATTGATTTTAACCATCCTTCTATTGGAAAGCAAGAATACAGTTTTGAGTTTAGTAAACGTAATTTTATTGAAGAGATAGCAAAAGCCCGTACATTTGGTTTTTTAAAAGATGTACAAATGCTGCGTTCTCGTGGCTTAGCCCTTGGTGGTTCTTTGGATAATGCTGTTGTGATGGATGAGACAAAGATTTTAAATCCTGAGGGTTTACGATTTAGTAACGAATTTGTTAGGCATAAAATTTTGGATGCAATTGGGGATCTCTCCTTGCTCGGAGCTCCTTTTTTAGGTGATTATACATCACATGCGGGAAGTCACAATCTAAATCATGAGCTTACAAAAGCGATTTTAAGAGATCCAAGCAATTATGAAATTAAAACCTTGAGTGCGGAAAAAGCAGTTGAGTTTGAAAGGGTTTACGCATAA
- a CDS encoding septum site-determining protein MinC — protein MKVAQKNVRVFHIEIDDEAIFLDYFRKNSLLLKEFLLLVEGKITKNIAFVLDQSGVCYKEINHCHIRLGGIKKETPLLEEPYCEESPSKEKFVETKTVEKLRLFDRPIRSGEEIIETLPMVIFGRVNSGAKVFCEESVSIYGIIDGLVQCDGEYIVLNGISPRGHLIFNGEIIDRDVLKPNVLQKIVMRDHVIEIKEIV, from the coding sequence ATGAAAGTAGCACAAAAAAATGTACGTGTCTTTCACATTGAAATTGATGATGAAGCAATTTTTTTAGACTATTTTAGAAAAAATAGTCTTCTTTTAAAGGAATTCCTTTTGCTTGTTGAAGGCAAAATAACAAAAAATATTGCTTTTGTCTTAGATCAAAGTGGTGTGTGTTATAAAGAGATTAATCATTGTCATATTCGTTTGGGTGGGATTAAAAAAGAGACCCCTCTTTTAGAAGAGCCCTATTGTGAAGAATCTCCGTCTAAAGAGAAGTTTGTTGAAACAAAAACAGTTGAAAAACTAAGGCTTTTTGATCGGCCCATTCGTTCGGGTGAGGAAATTATTGAAACTTTACCTATGGTTATTTTTGGTAGGGTTAATAGTGGTGCAAAAGTTTTTTGCGAAGAGAGTGTGAGTATTTATGGTATTATAGACGGATTAGTCCAGTGTGATGGTGAATATATTGTCCTAAATGGCATTAGTCCTAGAGGGCATTTAATTTTTAATGGCGAAATTATCGATAGAGACGTCTTAAAACCAAACGTACTTCAAAAAATCGTAATGCGCGATCATGTAATTGAAATAAAGGAAATTGTGTGA
- the thrB gene encoding homoserine kinase codes for MKIKIPATSANLGPGFDCLGLAIALYNEVSIKPSTYQSISVKGEGEENVKLKKNNIFVSIFYDVYQELVGKKDLFRFEFHNKIPFSRGMGSSSAVIVGAIASAYEMAGVKASREIILNKALIYETHPDNIAPAVYGGFTSSIVEHGKVKTLKKELGTSLKVVMVIPDRPMSTAHSRTLLPKSYMMKNVVYNLSRASLLSAAFFSENWEYLRAASKDCMHEHRRMKQMRELFDVREIALKHGALMSTLSGSGSSFFNLVKAEEAQKVKEALQKSFEMFRVEIFELDNDGFQIVKS; via the coding sequence TTGAAAATAAAAATACCAGCGACCAGTGCAAATTTAGGACCAGGTTTTGATTGTTTAGGTCTAGCCATTGCACTTTACAATGAAGTTTCTATTAAGCCTTCTACTTACCAAAGCATTTCGGTAAAAGGAGAAGGTGAAGAGAATGTTAAACTGAAAAAAAATAATATTTTTGTCTCCATTTTTTATGATGTCTATCAGGAACTCGTAGGGAAGAAAGATTTGTTCCGTTTTGAGTTTCACAATAAGATTCCTTTTTCAAGAGGAATGGGAAGCAGTTCCGCAGTTATTGTAGGAGCCATTGCGAGTGCATATGAAATGGCAGGAGTTAAGGCAAGTAGAGAAATTATTTTGAATAAAGCCCTTATTTACGAAACACATCCTGATAATATTGCACCTGCTGTTTATGGAGGGTTTACAAGCTCTATTGTTGAACATGGAAAAGTGAAAACATTAAAAAAAGAGCTAGGTACTTCATTAAAAGTTGTTATGGTGATCCCCGATCGTCCTATGTCAACAGCACACTCAAGAACACTTTTGCCAAAGTCGTATATGATGAAAAATGTGGTGTACAACCTCTCTCGCGCTTCTTTACTCAGCGCAGCGTTTTTTAGTGAAAATTGGGAGTATTTAAGAGCTGCTTCAAAAGATTGTATGCACGAGCATCGTCGGATGAAACAGATGAGAGAGTTGTTTGACGTGCGTGAAATAGCTTTAAAACATGGGGCTTTAATGAGTACGCTTTCAGGGAGTGGCTCTTCTTTTTTTAATTTAGTAAAAGCAGAAGAAGCACAAAAAGTTAAGGAAGCTCTTCAAAAGAGCTTTGAAATGTTTAGGGTTGAAATCTTCGAGTTAGATAATGATGGATTTCAAATTGTAAAAAGCTGA